One Stigmatopora argus isolate UIUO_Sarg chromosome 19, RoL_Sarg_1.0, whole genome shotgun sequence genomic window, CTGTGGTCGCCGTTCGCTGGTAGAAAACAGGAAAAGCGACTAAAAAGTTGATAAACACTTAAAAAGAATCCACACCTCTTCGTCCCAACGTCTACGAGTATACGTGCTTACTAGAGTTAGTTAGTGTAACAGAGCTCGCCGTGACTAAATAAAAACCACTCTGGTAAGAACGAGTCTTTTTGCGCTCATCTTTCCGATGTTTGGAAATGAGAATGGCGGGCGGGAGGGAGGTTTGGggcggggggagaaaaaaaacaaagagcgttcagtgtttttttttgtcatcgcGGTTGGAGGGCGGCCGTCTCATTGGTTGTTCTTCGCTTTGGCGTGTGTGAGAATGTGCGACTTAAGGTTGGTGGACTGCGCAAACTTCTTGTTGCAGCCGTCGAAGGGGCACACGTACGGGCGGTCGCCCGTGTGGATGCGCACGTGGGTGCGCAGGTTGAAGTCCAGCGAGAAGCGCTTGCCGCAGCCTTCGAAGGTGCACtgccatacaaaaaaataataataataaaagaaaaacacacacattccgAAGATAAGTGTGCAGAGTTGGGAGACGGTCAGATTGGGCGCAAGAGTTGCAaactccctttttttgtttaaaatgtaatattttgttgtatttttttctacaatgTGCTAATTGTGCCATTTTTATTGGGGgaaaaatcttaatttattcATGTAATTATTTATAAAATGGTTTAATCAAAACGTATTGTTAGGTAGATTTTGTAACATCTTTTTGGGGGAGATTTTTGGTTTATATAGTCATTCTCAAGTCTTTCATAATGCATTCAAAAACTTAAAACGTCTAccattgctttcttttttttttactttgaaccTGGTCATCTCATAATGTGTAATGTTTGTGTTCACtttctttgtttaaaatgtaatattttgttgcattttttctacaATGTTCTAATTGTGCtatttttattgggaaaaaatcttaatttattcatgtaattatttctaaaatggtttAATCGAACCAATTCTTAGGTAGATTTTGTAACATCTTCTTTGGAGAGATTTTTGCTTTATATAGTAATTCTCAAGTCTTTCATAATGCATGAAAAATTTTCAGACATCTACcattgcattctttttttcttattttctacTTTTTGTGATGGTTTTGTAAAGGTAAAACGTTTTTGCATAATGCATTAAAAAACTTAAGACTTCTaccattgcattattttttcttattttctacTTTGACCCTGTTTCTAAACATCATCTCATAATGTGTAATGTTTTGTGATGGTTTTGTAAAGGTTATTTTCTGAAACGTTTTTGCGAAACTTTCCATGTTTTTGCAGCTCAGACTTTTTTGCCCATTTTgtggttctttttttaatgtatcagTTTTGCACCTTCTGCATTCTACCGCGCGCAGATTTCAAAAGCAGCTCAAATCCTCTAAGGATACGCAAGCTCTCAAAATAGAAAAGTGTTTAAAGTCCACCTGGAAAggcttctcgcccgtgtggACGAGCTGGTGACGTTTGAGTTTGGAGCTCTCCACGAATGCCTTGCCGCACTCCGCGCAGACGTGGACACGGGGTCCGTGGGTATGCAGGTGCTTCCTCATGGCCGAGTTGTCCCTGAACATCTTTGTGCAACCctaacaaggaaaaaaatgttaataaaaaggggggataaaataaaaaaaacctgccaAGATGGCGAGTGCCGAAATAGAATGCGTGGGTGTTGACGACTGCGCACTTTTCACATCCTGACGTCAAACAgactatttgcatttttttactctCACCAACAGAGGTTTAATGCAGGTAAATCATTGCAAGTCACTTTATAAGGTCAAGTGCTCGCTATGGTTATTATTTTCACGATCCAACTCACTTTATGAGGGCACGCTATTGTCCGTGGAGCGTCATCCTCTTTGATTTTTCGGGGTTTCATCCTGTTTGGGAAGAAAATTTGACGTGAAAACGTGGTAATAGTACATTTTGTGGAAAAGGGAAGTTTTTTTTCACCTGGCAAATTCAGCCAGTTGCTTAGGGTCCGAGAGGTCGATGCCCGGGATGCCCCCGGGGGGCAGTTTCTTGCCCGTCATGTACTCTGAGTAGTCAGGGGGTGAGTTGTCGCCCACAATCTGCTCCTCCACCACCGACTCGTGGTCGATGTCTTCAAAAGGTACCTAGGAATACATTACAGAACTGAACCGAACACACAGTAGGATGTCCCCGAAGACCACCCCGCGGGAAATGCTGCTTATTTTAATCACCTAATTCGGTCAATTAAAAGTTTGCAAAAAGCTTTATATTAGCACGAAATAAATTGACAAGCCAAAACATAGTTCTAGGGAAATAACGAGGTACTTACtgcatcattttttaagaacaagAGAGTACATTCATGATTTTCAGAATGTGActttacatatgtatacatacaaaattATGACTATAACGAAAAGCTCAGATTTTTTCATACCATATTTAACTTTCTATTTTGTATCATACCACGGCAATTATGTCATGGCTTCCTGTGTGTACAATACGTAATCTtgtatttatactttttttttttcaaagtggtGTTCCCTGAGATATTTCAAACGTAAAAGGAGTGTGCTTTGCCTGCAGGGTTTGCATACAATGAATGCAATATATGACTACAAAATAGTCGTAGTGGGATTAAACGCATAGTTATGTATGCAATACACCTTTATTCCCTATGAAGCCTTCAAGGTAATAATCAAACAGGGAGCATAAGTACGTGTATGACGATTTCGTTATGCTACACAATGCTAGGCTAACCAAGGCCTGTTACTGCCTTCGAAACGACCAACGGCTAACCGCCTTTGAAGTTAGCAACCAGCTAACAGACAGTATTTTGGAAAAAAGTTAACCAAAAATTACAGTTAGGTCAACTTGGACTCCCCTCATGTGATCAATACAAACTTCCCTAATCGTTAAAATCTGTATTTAGTCCAAAATGGGTAATTTATCGCCGAATTGAGGTTAGTTGGAGAGAACCACAACACCGCAGCGCCATGTTGTCTGGGCCCGCCAGAGTCGCCATTTTTTCGGGGGCCGCCGCCATACTTTTCAGGACTCGGGGAATATGGCGGCGCCCAGTAACTCCTAAAACATGGCTTCccgtcaaaacaaaaacatttggtcCTCGTTTCCACGTTTAACCAAAATTTCGGGGCGAATTCGTTCACCTTTTCGCGACAGGACTCAACACTCCAGGAACTAGTCGGGTGCAAGAGCAGGACAACGCCCTAGCAAAGAAGGCCTCGTGTAGCCGAGATGTGACAACCGTAGTCGGGCTAACTTAACAAGACTTACCCGACGCCCACATCGTAACGGAGAATTCCCCCTCCAGAGTTTTTATTTGCACTTGCTTCTGTTCCCATTTCCTCGCTCCGGTTTCCGTGCCGCTCAGATAGCTCTTTTTGCCCGCTTTCTTCCCGCCCGAGCCGCCTCCTCGTTTCACCCGACCCATGGAGCTCTTCCCGGCTACAGTCACCAACGTCTGCTCGATGTATTCGTCCTCCACCCCGGGGGCCGGCACCGGGATGAGGATTTGGTCCTCGAAACACCCTCCGTCATCAGTGTGCAGGTCGGAGTCGTCCCCGCCAACTACCTCCTCGCGGGTCTGGACTAGGATAACCTCTGGATGGTGGTGGTactggtggtggtgatggtgaatGGATCCCGGGTCGTCGTCCAGCGGCTGTAGAGCGATCATGGGCTGcacgtcgtcgtcctcgtcgtcctcctcctcgtcgtcgtcgtcctcatCGTCGTCGTCCCCGCCGACCACCGTGGTTTCGATGGTTTCCACCGGGATGGTCTCAACCTCTATCTCGTGGAGCTCCACAATCTCGGCCGGCATCTCCGAGCCGTCCGACCCAATGTACAGGGTTTCTCCGGATGCCATGTCGAAGTCCTCCAGCTTGCCTGTTTCATTCACGCCGCGTTAATGTACCTTGTTTCCGGGCTTTTCGGGACCCGCCGCGTTCTCTCTCACACGCCCCCTCCAGCTCCGGATCTCGCTGCGGCGGACTTCGCTGCCTCTTCTTCGGCTGCAACTCTCGCCACTCTTCCTTCCCGCGCAAGATCTCGTCGTTGCTTTGCGCCTTTGCGAGGAAGCATCGCGAGAGTTGCATATCAAGGCGGATGttgactgacttttttttctcttctaatTACATTTCCATCAATTAAAAACACTCATATCAACGCATAtgatatttattgtttatttgttcATACATATATGTAAGAAACACCACGAGACTTAAATTGCAGGACCAAAActtgtttttataaatacaataaaCACCATATTGAAGACTGAAAcacgtttttgttttaaatatgcaggcttatatatacagacgtgaatttaaacatttttgtggGCACCCACGTCTAAAAAATAGCAGGTTTTAAGTGacttaaaacatttttgtgggcacccatatctaaaaatagcacattttgggtTGGCATTAAGGCAATCAAAGGAATATTGGATATAAAAGACACTCATATAAAAGAAAACAGTCAGCCTTTATTTATCCAAGACATTGTTCAcagttttatttgaatttatctCAAAACTCGgtgcattttctttcttttttttcttgtgttgttCAACAAGGAAGCACTTTTGTTATAATGGAGAACAAAATCAACAATACTTGGCggcaaataaactttttttcaaataattaaCATGATCACAACTATTCTGAGGTGATATttgtaaaaataacattttgcacAGGTTTTCCGTGGTCAAAACGTACTTTTTTGCTGTTTGtccaaagtaaaataaaaaataggatacaaaaaaatacatccgTACGTTGTAAATAATATGAAAGCAGAATAACAAAACGTGCAATTTGAACTTTACTATCATATTCTTATTGTCGTAGCCCAATTCGTATTGACTAAAACCCACTCACTAGAATTACGAAAGCAACTTGCAATAAAAATACTCCTGGGgaccacaaaataaatataatctagtattagcctagcatgttagcTTCATCTGAGGCTCAAATGTGTCCATTAATGTGACTGATTGTTTGTCAGCATAGTAGCCCCGTTTTTTTAAACCTCAAGGCCCCTTGTATAATATCAATAATAAGGAATGTGATAATAAGGGAAATGATAAATTAAAAAGTGTTTAATAACCTCTTGTACGGCATAAAACTATTTGAATATATTGACTTCTCTCATGTTGTTCAGGCCAAAGACAGGGGGGCAAACAGAGACAGAAATGTAAAGAAGTGACAGTCTCCTCACAAACATACATGTGGGTGCCTTCCCACAAGTCAGTGCGCGTCGCAAAAACATCACGTCACAGTTTGGGCCCGACTTGGTCTCCTCCTCGGATTGGCGACATTATGTCGTGCTCACTCGACTTAGTTCGTGTCTAAGAGCTGTGGGCGACCATAAAACAAGGACAGGAAAGATAATTAAAAACCATATGAGAGTTATGAAGAACAGTGACAAAAGTTTGCTATTTATTTAGtcatacaacttttttttgttctactgCTAGTGCCTGTATATTTTCATGTTTACATTCAGATACTGCCTGCAGTGCTACCTGGCGGTCATAGGTATACATTGCAACCTCGTTCACAGAGAGGGAATATTAGTCAGTCCAAAACAGCAAAGCAGCATAACCAAGTTGTATTATAAAGTATAGATTTATACTTTCAAGACAAAAAtcttatattttttagattagttATAATTTTACAAGTAAACTGGCCTATGCAAATTTAAACAGTTACTACTGCTTGTTtcccccaaataaataaatataactttTCTAATCtccaaaatataattatttttcttgtatTACAACTGTATTATTGTAACATTTTCCCTTCTTTTCTGGGAATTTAGCAACTTTTTTccacttaaataaataaataaccatccACGTGATTGCCATAAAAATACGGTAAGATTATTGTCAAGGACTCACCATCAATAATTTCTTCCTTCACTTTGTGCAACTCACGGAATACTTCATCCAAGATTTCCTGACGAAACACACAAATCAGTCTTTGGTtggaaaaacaactaaaaactaATATCAGCCATGAAATGGACAGTTTACCTGTTTCATTCTATCCATGTCTAACGAATCGGTGTCGTTGCTGCTGCCCCCCGACCGTATCCTATGTAGACATCATTCAAGCAAACATTGAAGACATTTTGCTGATTTTGGCCTTCCACGTCCACAAAATTGAGCTCTCTCACCTCGACGCCAAGCCCCGATCCGCAGAATTGGCTCGGTCCCACGGCTTTTTTGGCCCGTCTgttcaaaaacacaaataaccAATTATGTTGCAACGTAAGGTGGTGACACAAATGAAGACAAGACTATAAGACATGGGTgaaaaaaacttattttaagTAGTATTCTAACTCAATTACTGCTATATTTcaattgctgccagccctccatTCAAATtgatttggacatctatcgctgtcaatgactCAATACGACCTTACTAAATTGAGATTTGATGTCCATAACTGTTAATGAGAGTGAATGAGTTCAGGGTTTATATAGACTAATATTTACactattaaaacaaattttggaTTATAAATAGAATTTTCTTACATACaccaaaatacaaatattctACAGTTTTCTACATTTGTTTCAATATGTTGTCAGGTTTCAACCCCTCAGCTACCAGACAGACTCCATCTGAAATTAAAGCTGTGAAATGCAcagtaggctgaatttaagcttcttgtgcgacCACATTCAATGAAAATTTCCACATTTGCTGCAGGCTAATAAAAAAACTGGGCTACCGGCCATGTGACAAATGTACCTGTGGCATTTTGACCTCCCCTGGTGCCGGGCGAGGAAGAATTTGGGTCGTCCTGATGGGAGATACAAACAATGATCATACAAATAGTTGTTTATTTACTTCTTATTATTCGGGGAATAGGACGCACACTCACGTTTTGGTTGTCGTCTGGCTTTTCTGAAGCTGCTTTTCTTCTGGGAGCAAGAGAAGGCGCCGTGTTAGCAAAGTCAGGATCGTCaataaaaacccaaaacaacagTTTTAGACAGAATTGAGCctggtacacggttgattggtcgccggtcttttggtcgcccggaaggttattgataattaccatttaaatcactGCTCAAAATcccaaaatacaaactgcgaattactatttagtcatacttaatgccctagtaattattaggctaaagaaaagctccaaatttcctggacttttattgctttttgttggagaacttgttaagaccctgacggacatagcttcttaaagggacaacgcatgtacatacaaactcttatacactcacacgtccgctcagtgaaactgctcatggccattgttggcttttattgatgcatagaccgtgttgttttaccttgttttgtcgctggtcttttggtcgcccgttgtcgcggtcggggcgaccaaaataccgcgaccaaaagaccgcgaccaaaagaccgcgaccaaaagaccggcgaccaaaagaccggcgaccaaaagaccggcgaccaatcgaccgcacacgattgagCCCACATTTGGCTTTTTCACCAGCGCTTGAAAATGTGTTGGTGTGTCTGACCTTCGGGCCAAAAGAGCGTTCATCTCCTCCATCAGTCCTCCGTTGCCGCCGCTGGTCCGGTTCACCTCGTTGTTTTTGGCGTTGGACGAATTGGAAGACGCGTTCTCCTCTGGCTGATGGCGTTAGAAATTGATCGTTAAGTCAATGGCGTGATCGTGGTCCGAACCTTCCGACGGCGGCGGTCCTCACTCTCTGCACGCGTCGTAGCTTGGCCCCGGCCAGCATGGCGGCGAGCCCCGTCTGCGCCGACGGTTCGTCTCCCTGGACGGGCAGCGGCGGAGGCAGGGGCGCGGGGGAGGTCCCGGCGGCCGGCGGAGGAGGTCCcgggggcggcggcggaggcggaggTCCCGCCACCGCCACGCAGGCTGGGGGAGGTACGACCGGGGGCGCCACCGATAGCACGCCGGGGGGACCTTGGAAAGGGGAACCTGGATGGAGGCCAGGGGGTCATTTTGGGTGGGCGTGACAGTATCACCGTGCGCCTGGCTACTTTTGGGTGGTTGTGATGTCATCACCGTGCGACAGGACTACCTGAGTTGGAGGATTGGCGTTCCCGCTCCATGTGGGCCTGCATCTGCTGCTGCTGTTCTATCATCTGCCTGGAAAACACAGACATTGCACATATGTTAGTGTTTAtatccatatttttatttacatagtCCAATTTTAGTCAAATCAAAAGCATTTTAGCTCAACTCTAGGTCACGTGAAAGAGGTGTTCCAATACTTATGGTATCAGTGCTATGATTAATTGACTAATTGACAACCGAAGatattttgatgaatcatttagaAACAGGTTTAACCGTGTAATCACATTTCTGTTATCGTCATTATGAACTTATAGATAAGATTTaaatttgtatgtatttttgccAGAGcttttaaattagaaaatgaaaaaaaggtaaaCGGCCTCACttttattcctatttttttcagtcaaaaaatattgtttcatttaaaaacaaaaagtaaacaACCTCTTCTTAAAtagtttgcctttttttctcttgtttaaATTTTGTAAGAACGCTAATATGTGTTGTCATGCAGCCTTGTTGTTTTCCAGCACAAGAGCTTAAAGTTCACGTGTGCAAAATTCAGTTAAACACGacacaaacccacacaagcGCACACATGGACGTCCAACGTAATTGGGTTCACTCAGAGTTCACCTGctggttttcattttttatttggttgAAGTATAAACTAATTATTCTAAATTATACATTTAATTTGCTTGTCTCGAGTGTCGTCagattcttcattttaatgataACCGCCGTGTTTAACAGAAGTGAATAGCAGAGGATTTGGTAAGAAAACGTGACGGACATGAAATGATTGTTATTTGGGTGGGCCAGGAGATTTTCTGCTCAAAGGGTCGTCTGAATTTCAGTGGGCGGAGCCGTTTTTGGAAACGGGTTACATCATCGATGGGAGCCGCAAAGAGGAtttagctgatttttttttctatcagtaATACTATGGGGATTTCTAacagataaaaacaacaaaacagtaGTATCTTCACATAGGAATTACATTGAAATCCATTTTCCCTGTTGAAATTACATAAACGACTAAGCACGTTAGCGAGTGACGTCTCGAAACTCGTCAATTGAAGGCCCTCATGAGTCAAAATACCACTTCAAGGTtaatataattgtttttaaacCTAAACAATGACACACCTTGCTCTCTGGACTTCGATCTCTTCTGAACTTGGTCCATTTTGAACTTGCCGCTGCACAGCTGGACCTGCATGAGAAACAAAGTCAAATTcaagcaaacaaaaacataacatccaagttgttttttttcatgcaaaataCTCAAAGATGACACCTACACGACATGGCGAAAAAGAGGGAACGACCGtagcaaacacacaaacactggCACAACCTCTCGCTTCTGCCTACCATCGCCTCACCTGACCTGACATTACAATATACCTGCCAAACTCCCCCCCCCTTCCCCGACTCCTCACTAGCTACAGATCATCTGTCATGTAACGCAAACCACCAAAATGCTCTCGACGCGCGGGAGTTATGTTTCCATTCCTAGTGAGACCATAAAGACTTTGGAGTAAGTGCAAAAAAGCTCCTGCCCCAATCAGATGACCTCTCAATTCATATCACTTTTAACATTCCAAACTTTTGAACCCATTAATAATGAAATGACaccttagatcaagggtgtaagactcgggccgctttaacgtcaacttgatttcacgtgggccgga contains:
- the yy1b gene encoding transcriptional repressor protein YY1b, with the protein product MASGETLYIGSDGSEMPAEIVELHEIEVETIPVETIETTVVGGDDDDEDDDDEEEDDEDDDVQPMIALQPLDDDPGSIHHHHHQYHHHPEVILVQTREEVVGGDDSDLHTDDGGCFEDQILIPVPAPGVEDEYIEQTLVTVAGKSSMGRVKRGGGSGGKKAGKKSYLSGTETGARKWEQKQVQIKTLEGEFSVTMWASDIDHESVVEEQIVGDNSPPDYSEYMTGKKLPPGGIPGIDLSDPKQLAEFARMKPRKIKEDDAPRTIACPHKGCTKMFRDNSAMRKHLHTHGPRVHVCAECGKAFVESSKLKRHQLVHTGEKPFQCTFEGCGKRFSLDFNLRTHVRIHTGDRPYVCPFDGCNKKFAQSTNLKSHILTHAKAKNNQ
- the evlb gene encoding enah/Vasp-like b, whose product is MDINLQSHRFYFPQIYCAEPGAQPQISDFKVSEQSICQARASVMVYDDTSKKWVPIKPGQQGFSRINIYHNTPSNTFRVVGVKLQDQQVVINYSIVKGLKYNQATPTFHQWRDARQVYGLNFASKEEATTFSNAMLFALSVLGAQDGGPAVQRQVQNGPSSEEIEVQRARQMIEQQQQMQAHMERERQSSNSGSPFQGPPGVLSVAPPVVPPPACVAVAGPPPPPPPPGPPPPAAGTSPAPLPPPLPVQGDEPSAQTGLAAMLAGAKLRRVQRPEENASSNSSNAKNNEVNRTSGGNGGLMEEMNALLARRRKAASEKPDDNQNDDPNSSSPGTRGGQNATDGPKKPWDRANSADRGLASRIRSGGSSNDTDSLDMDRMKQEILDEVFRELHKVKEEIIDALRHELSRVSTT